Proteins from a genomic interval of Rhodothermus marinus:
- the rpmE gene encoding 50S ribosomal protein L31, producing MKKGLHPEYNLITVRLADGTEFQIRSTMKGPVYVSDVDATNHPFYTGVRQFVDRAGRVEKFMRRYGKVTSQGHQKPEAEEEGK from the coding sequence ATGAAAAAGGGGCTGCATCCGGAATACAACCTGATCACCGTGCGGCTGGCCGACGGCACCGAGTTTCAGATTCGTTCGACGATGAAGGGGCCCGTCTACGTCTCCGACGTGGACGCGACGAACCACCCGTTCTACACGGGCGTGCGCCAGTTCGTCGACCGCGCCGGCCGCGTCGAGAAGTTCATGCGCCGCTACGGTAAGGTGACCTCCCAGGGCCACCAGAAGCCGGAAGCCGAAGAGGAAGGCAAGTAA
- a CDS encoding glycoside hydrolase family 9 protein — MRRYLLLLSWLLVRPGFGQSEGFVLNEREYFEREGVSVMVFQDFYPEGHQSGVTLIQHGERVAANGDVRLEATPGQWQPVPRLLRREVHPERNEVVAYLAYPDPERDRKGFNPIFYPDLHLTYRVRVRGEADGVRIIVDLDEPLPEAWAGRVGFNLELFPGALFGKSWYMDDAAGIFPRQPNGPVRVNDAGEVEAVPLATGRRLLVAPESDALRLEIESLRGELVLYDGRVQHDNGWFVVRTTIPAGVTTNALEWVVRPHVIPGWRYGPVLQVSQVGYHPRQPKVAVLELDARDDLQGTVYLLRLGNDGATDTVLAGPPVPWNGRFLRYRYAHFDFSHVTRPGLYVLTFRDVRSHPFRIAPDVYQRHVWQPTLEFFLPVQMCHMRVEQQYRVWHGACHLDDARMAPPDTNHIDGYVQGPELRAPYAPGEHVPGLNVGGWHDAGDNDLRIESQADEVFILATMYELFDVLKTYDNTTINQRRRLTQIHQPDGRPDVLQQIEHGVLSILGGYRALGRLYRGIIAPTLKQYVLIGDPANSTDNRVYDPSVPPETLSALRVDARDPRWVVTTADDRWVFTESNPAHEYKGIAALAAAGRVLRSYNPELARACVEAAEALWQQERDTSRGFNERVVAAVELFRTTGRDLYRRTLLNDRNRIVARIGSVGWAVGAILPTLGDSAFAEAVRAAVARYMDDVHRLQQENPYGVPYRPRIWGAGWDIQRFGVRQYLLHRAFPDLVPPDYVFNALNFVLGVHPGRNTAAFASGVGARSVTVAYGFNRADWTYIPGGVVSGTALIRPDFPELKEFPYLWQQAEYVMGGGATHFMLLVLAADQLLNATH, encoded by the coding sequence ATGCGTCGGTATCTGTTGCTGCTGAGCTGGCTGCTGGTCCGGCCCGGCTTCGGTCAGTCGGAAGGCTTCGTGCTGAACGAGCGCGAGTACTTCGAGCGAGAAGGCGTCAGTGTCATGGTCTTTCAGGATTTTTATCCGGAAGGCCACCAGAGCGGCGTGACGCTCATTCAGCACGGCGAGCGCGTGGCGGCCAACGGCGACGTGCGTCTTGAGGCGACGCCGGGCCAGTGGCAACCCGTCCCGCGCCTGCTCCGGCGTGAGGTGCATCCGGAGCGCAACGAGGTCGTGGCCTACCTGGCCTATCCTGACCCTGAGCGCGATCGCAAAGGCTTCAATCCGATCTTCTACCCGGACCTGCATCTGACCTACCGGGTGCGCGTGCGCGGCGAGGCCGACGGCGTGCGCATCATCGTGGACCTGGACGAACCGCTCCCGGAAGCATGGGCGGGCAGGGTTGGCTTCAACCTGGAGTTGTTTCCCGGGGCGCTTTTCGGCAAAAGCTGGTACATGGACGACGCGGCGGGCATCTTTCCACGCCAGCCGAACGGACCGGTCCGGGTCAATGACGCGGGCGAGGTGGAGGCCGTCCCGCTGGCCACAGGCCGCCGCCTGCTGGTGGCGCCGGAGTCGGACGCACTGCGGCTGGAGATCGAAAGCCTGCGGGGCGAGCTGGTGCTGTACGACGGCCGCGTTCAACACGACAACGGCTGGTTCGTGGTGCGCACGACCATCCCGGCCGGGGTAACCACGAACGCCCTCGAGTGGGTGGTACGGCCGCACGTGATTCCGGGCTGGCGCTACGGCCCGGTCCTGCAGGTCTCCCAGGTGGGGTACCATCCGCGTCAGCCCAAGGTGGCCGTGCTGGAACTGGACGCACGCGACGACCTGCAGGGCACCGTCTATCTGCTGCGCCTTGGCAATGACGGCGCGACCGACACGGTGCTGGCCGGACCGCCTGTGCCCTGGAACGGCCGCTTCCTGCGTTACCGCTATGCGCACTTCGACTTCAGCCACGTTACCCGGCCGGGCCTGTACGTGCTGACCTTCCGGGACGTACGCTCGCATCCGTTCCGGATCGCTCCCGACGTGTACCAGCGCCACGTCTGGCAACCCACGCTGGAGTTCTTCCTGCCCGTGCAGATGTGCCACATGCGCGTGGAGCAGCAGTACCGGGTCTGGCACGGCGCCTGCCACCTGGACGACGCCCGCATGGCTCCACCCGACACGAACCATATCGACGGCTACGTGCAGGGCCCGGAGCTGCGCGCGCCCTATGCGCCCGGCGAACACGTGCCCGGGCTGAACGTGGGCGGCTGGCACGACGCCGGCGACAACGACCTGCGCATCGAGTCGCAGGCCGACGAGGTCTTCATCCTGGCCACGATGTACGAACTGTTCGATGTGCTGAAAACCTACGACAACACGACGATCAACCAGCGGCGACGCCTGACCCAGATCCACCAGCCTGACGGACGGCCGGACGTGCTCCAGCAGATCGAGCACGGCGTGCTGAGCATTCTGGGAGGCTACCGGGCGCTGGGGCGGCTCTACCGGGGGATCATCGCCCCCACGCTCAAGCAGTACGTGCTCATCGGCGATCCGGCCAACAGTACGGATAACCGCGTCTACGATCCGTCCGTCCCGCCCGAAACCCTTTCGGCGCTGCGCGTGGACGCCCGCGATCCCCGCTGGGTGGTCACGACGGCCGACGACCGCTGGGTCTTCACCGAAAGCAACCCGGCCCACGAGTACAAGGGCATTGCCGCGCTGGCCGCGGCCGGACGCGTCCTGCGCTCCTACAATCCGGAGCTGGCCCGCGCCTGCGTGGAAGCGGCCGAGGCGCTCTGGCAACAGGAACGCGACACGTCGCGGGGCTTCAACGAGCGCGTGGTGGCCGCCGTCGAGCTTTTCCGCACCACCGGCCGCGATCTCTACCGCCGGACGCTGCTGAACGACCGCAACCGAATCGTGGCCCGTATCGGAAGTGTCGGCTGGGCGGTCGGCGCGATCCTTCCGACCCTCGGCGATTCGGCCTTTGCCGAGGCGGTGCGGGCCGCCGTGGCGCGCTACATGGATGACGTACACCGGCTTCAGCAGGAAAACCCTTACGGGGTGCCCTACCGACCGCGCATCTGGGGAGCCGGCTGGGACATCCAGCGCTTCGGCGTCCGCCAGTACCTGCTGCACCGCGCCTTCCCGGACCTGGTCCCGCCCGACTACGTCTTCAACGCGCTCAACTTCGTGCTGGGTGTACATCCGGGCCGAAACACGGCCGCGTTCGCCTCGGGCGTCGGCGCCCGTTCGGTCACCGTGGCCTACGGCTTCAACCGTGCCGACTGGACGTACATCCCGGGCGGCGTCGTTTCGGGGACGGCCCTGATTCGCCCCGATTTTCCCGAACTCAAAGAATTCCCCTACCTGTGGCAACAGGCCGAGTACGTGATGGGCGGCGGCGCCACCCACTTCATGTTGCTCGTGCTGGCTGCCGATCAACTGCTGAACGCCACGCACTGA
- a CDS encoding thymidine phosphorylase, which yields MPDVVELIITKRDGGHLAPNDLRWLVQAYTHDEVPDYQMSAFLMAAFIRGLNEAEMDALTDAMLHSGRVLDLSDLPGRKVDKHSTGGVGDKVSLILAPLVAACGVPVPMISGRGLGHTGGTLDKLESIPGLRTDLSIEAFRRQLRELGVVMIGQTDEIAPADRKLYALRDVTGTIESIPLIAASILSKKLAEGADALVFDVKCGRGAFMQQEADARRLAETLVGIATRAGRPAVAWLTDMNVPLGRAVGNWPEVVESLRALRGDFEGIEDLIEVTLALAGEMLWLGGVAETPEAGRRLARAALTDGRAFERFCAMVRAQGGDVRVLERPETRPDAEPAGEVRAPDGIRGYVADLDARAVGRLAVHLGAGRRVKEDPVDPTAGLVLHRKPGDPVAPGDVLATLYTHRRDRLEDFQQALLAAYRFAETPPPARPLLLARYAEGRWRTP from the coding sequence ATGCCCGACGTTGTCGAACTGATCATCACGAAGCGCGACGGAGGCCACCTGGCCCCGAACGACCTGCGCTGGCTCGTGCAGGCCTACACGCACGACGAAGTGCCCGACTATCAGATGAGCGCGTTCCTGATGGCCGCCTTCATCCGGGGCCTGAACGAAGCGGAAATGGACGCGCTCACCGACGCCATGCTGCACTCGGGACGCGTGCTGGATCTGTCGGATCTGCCCGGCCGGAAAGTCGACAAGCACTCCACCGGCGGCGTGGGCGACAAGGTCTCGCTGATCCTGGCGCCCCTGGTGGCCGCCTGCGGCGTGCCGGTGCCGATGATCTCAGGCCGCGGTCTGGGCCACACGGGCGGCACGCTCGACAAGCTGGAGTCGATCCCGGGCCTGCGCACCGATCTGTCGATCGAAGCCTTTCGCCGCCAGCTCCGGGAGCTGGGCGTGGTGATGATCGGCCAGACCGACGAGATCGCGCCGGCCGACCGCAAACTCTACGCATTGCGCGACGTGACGGGTACAATCGAGTCGATCCCGCTCATCGCCGCCTCGATCCTGAGCAAGAAACTGGCCGAAGGGGCCGACGCGCTCGTGTTCGACGTCAAGTGCGGCCGCGGCGCCTTCATGCAGCAGGAGGCGGACGCGCGGCGCCTGGCCGAAACGCTCGTGGGCATTGCCACGCGGGCGGGCCGCCCGGCCGTGGCCTGGCTGACCGACATGAACGTACCGCTCGGCCGTGCCGTGGGCAACTGGCCCGAGGTCGTCGAAAGCCTGCGGGCGCTTCGTGGCGATTTTGAAGGAATCGAAGACCTGATCGAAGTCACACTGGCGCTGGCCGGCGAAATGCTCTGGCTGGGCGGCGTCGCCGAAACGCCGGAGGCCGGACGCCGGCTGGCCCGTGCGGCACTGACCGACGGCCGCGCCTTCGAGCGCTTCTGCGCCATGGTACGGGCCCAGGGTGGCGACGTGCGCGTGCTCGAGCGCCCCGAGACCCGCCCCGACGCCGAACCGGCCGGCGAAGTACGCGCCCCCGACGGGATCCGCGGGTACGTGGCCGATCTGGACGCCCGCGCCGTGGGACGCCTGGCCGTGCATCTGGGCGCCGGCCGCCGCGTCAAGGAAGATCCGGTGGATCCCACGGCCGGCCTGGTGCTGCACCGAAAGCCCGGCGACCCCGTGGCCCCCGGCGACGTGCTCGCCACGCTCTACACACACCGCCGCGACCGGCTCGAAGATTTCCAACAGGCGCTGCTGGCCGCCTACCGCTTCGCCGAAACGCCGCCTCCCGCACGCCCGCTGCTACTCGCCCGCTACGCCGAGGGGCGGTGGAGAACCCCCTGA
- the thiC gene encoding phosphomethylpyrimidine synthase ThiC: protein MIPKPPAAIRRVYVQGNRYPELRVPFKEVQLSPTRLPDGSLEPNDPVLLYDTRGPWGDPDFHGDIRQGLPPLRRPWIEARGDVEEYDGRPVQPIDDGYRNEEERRRAEQRGKLHRWPGPRRRPLRGKNGAAVTQMYYARQGIITPEMEFVAIRENQRRERLIELQKEPGDRWSLAFQHPGQPWGAQIPPVITPEFVRDEVARGRAIIPCNVNHPECEPMIIGRNFLVKINANIGTSAVSSSIDEEVEKLLWAIYWGADTVMDLSTGKNIHETREWIIRNSPVPIGTVPIYQALEKVGGKPEELTWEIFRDTLIEQCEQGVDYMTIHAGVRLAYIPLTANRRTGIVSRGGSIIAKWCLAHHRENFLYTHFEEICEILRQYDVSISLGDGLRPGSIQDANDEAQFAELKTLGELTRIAWKYDVQVMIEGPGHIPMHLIKENVDRELEDCYEAPFYTLGPLVTDIAPAYDHITSAIGAAMIGWYGAAMLCYVTPKEHLGLPNKNDVREGVIAYKIAAHAADLAKGHPGAQYWDNALSKARFEFRWEDQFNLSLDPERAREYHDETLPAEGAKLAHFCSMCGPKFCSMKITEEIRAMAAEKGVDARQVIEEGLEEKAREFRAKGAEIYTAP from the coding sequence ATGATTCCCAAGCCACCTGCTGCGATTCGGCGCGTGTACGTGCAGGGCAACCGCTATCCGGAGCTGCGCGTCCCGTTCAAGGAGGTTCAGCTTTCGCCCACGCGCCTGCCGGACGGAAGCCTGGAGCCCAACGATCCGGTTCTGCTCTACGACACGCGCGGACCGTGGGGCGACCCCGACTTTCACGGCGACATTCGCCAGGGTCTGCCGCCGCTGCGGCGTCCCTGGATCGAGGCCCGCGGCGACGTGGAGGAATACGACGGACGGCCGGTGCAGCCCATCGACGACGGCTATCGGAACGAGGAAGAGCGTCGGCGGGCCGAGCAGCGCGGCAAGCTGCATCGCTGGCCCGGTCCGCGACGGCGTCCGCTGCGCGGCAAAAACGGCGCGGCCGTCACGCAGATGTACTATGCCCGCCAGGGCATCATCACGCCCGAGATGGAGTTCGTCGCCATCCGTGAAAACCAGCGGCGCGAGCGGCTCATCGAACTCCAGAAGGAGCCGGGCGACCGCTGGTCGCTTGCCTTCCAGCATCCGGGCCAACCCTGGGGCGCTCAGATTCCGCCCGTCATCACGCCCGAATTCGTGCGCGACGAGGTGGCCCGCGGCCGCGCCATCATCCCGTGCAACGTCAACCATCCGGAGTGCGAGCCGATGATCATCGGCCGCAACTTCCTGGTCAAGATCAACGCGAACATCGGCACCTCGGCCGTCTCCAGCTCCATCGACGAAGAAGTCGAAAAGCTGCTGTGGGCCATCTACTGGGGCGCCGACACGGTGATGGACCTCTCGACGGGCAAAAACATCCACGAAACGCGCGAGTGGATCATCCGCAACAGTCCGGTGCCCATCGGGACGGTGCCCATCTACCAGGCGCTCGAAAAGGTGGGCGGCAAGCCCGAAGAGCTGACCTGGGAGATCTTCCGCGACACGCTCATCGAGCAGTGCGAGCAGGGCGTCGATTACATGACGATTCATGCGGGCGTCCGGCTCGCCTACATCCCGCTGACGGCCAACCGGCGCACGGGCATCGTCTCGCGCGGCGGCTCGATCATCGCCAAGTGGTGCCTGGCCCACCACAGGGAAAACTTCCTCTACACGCACTTTGAGGAAATCTGCGAGATTCTGCGCCAGTACGACGTGTCGATCAGTCTGGGCGACGGGCTGCGGCCTGGCTCCATTCAGGACGCCAACGACGAGGCGCAGTTTGCCGAACTCAAGACGCTCGGCGAGCTGACCCGGATCGCCTGGAAGTACGACGTGCAGGTGATGATCGAAGGCCCCGGCCACATCCCCATGCACCTGATCAAGGAGAACGTGGACCGGGAGCTGGAAGACTGCTACGAGGCGCCGTTCTACACGCTCGGGCCGCTGGTGACCGACATCGCCCCGGCCTACGACCACATCACGTCGGCCATCGGCGCGGCGATGATCGGCTGGTACGGCGCGGCCATGCTCTGCTACGTCACGCCCAAGGAGCACCTGGGCCTGCCCAACAAGAACGACGTGCGCGAGGGCGTGATCGCCTACAAGATCGCCGCGCACGCGGCCGACCTGGCCAAGGGGCACCCCGGCGCCCAGTACTGGGACAACGCGCTCTCGAAGGCTCGCTTCGAATTCCGCTGGGAGGATCAGTTCAACCTGTCGCTCGATCCGGAGCGGGCCCGCGAGTACCACGACGAGACGCTTCCGGCCGAAGGGGCCAAGCTGGCGCACTTCTGCTCGATGTGCGGGCCGAAGTTCTGCTCCATGAAAATCACCGAGGAAATCCGGGCGATGGCCGCCGAGAAAGGCGTCGATGCCCGTCAGGTGATCGAAGAAGGGCTGGAGGAAAAGGCCCGCGAGTTCCGCGCAAAAGGCGCCGAAATCTACACGGCCCCCTGA